AACCTGTTGCTCGTTTTTATAGAAAAGATTTAATAAATACGAGGGAAGGCGTTAATAGTTCGTTCCAAAAAACTTTAGGTTATGATTACGGCTTATCTTGGGCACAATATGCGGCGGTAAAAATTCCGGAGGTTCATGAACTTGGAATAAACGGAGAAGGCGTTCTAGTTGGGATGTTAGATACAGGATTTCGTTGGCGCCTACACGAATCGCTTAAAAATACAAACGTAATTGCCGAACGCGACTTCATCAATAATGACGACACAACAGCAAATCAAACCGGCGATCCAAACGAACAGGATTTGCACGGAACTTTGACAATGTCCATTGTCGGTTCATATATGCCGGGTAAAGTTATCGGTCCTGCTTTTAAATCCGATTTTATACTTGCTAAAACAGAATATGTTCCTACTGAAACACAAATCGAAGAGGACTGGTGGGCGGCGGGAATCGAATGGATGGAAAGCCGTGGTGCCGATGTAGTAAGCAGTTCACTTGGTTACAACATATTTGATAATGGACAAGGATACAGATGGGAAAACGGTGATTTTGATGGCAAAACCGGCGTAACAACTAAAGCTGCTACACGTGCAGCACGGCTTGGAGTTGTGGTTGTAACTGCAATGGGTAACGAATCTAACGGTAACGGTGTACGAGGCACATTAATGTGTCCGGCTGATGCCGATAGTATTTTATCTGTCGGAGCAATTACGATTGCAGGAAATTTGGCAACTTTTAGCTCGACAGGACCAACCAATGATGGACGAGTGAAACCCGATGTAGTAGCTCCGGGCGTAAGTGTTTATAGCGGAGTAATTCCCGGTCCGTCAACTTATGGTTACTCACAAGGGACATCTGCATCAACTCCAATCACGGCTGGTGTTGCTGCTCTGTTATTGTCAGCTCGGCCCGAGCTTACACCAGTTCAAGTTCGCGAAGCTCTTCGCAATACAGCAGATCGTGTAGAAGTTTCCCGATTCCCGACTCATCCAAATAATTTTGTTGGATGGGGAAGAGTGAACGCACTAAAAGCTATCTACTACCCGAGCATACATAAGAGTCTGAACAATTACTATTATATTGCAAATTATGTTGGTAAGGCAGGCGGTATATTGGGCGATTCTGTTTACTTGGTGTTTTCATACAATATGGTTTCATACGATACTTTGAAGATGGATAAATATTTTGGGTCATTATATAGTTCTAACGGAACGTATCGTATTTTTTTACCGAGTATATCTGTTGGTGCAAAAGTTAGTTTTTATATCATTGCGGTAGATTCGACTAATCAACTCATCCGATTTCCACAGGATAGTTCAAAAGCATATTTGTTTACATATGGAAGCACACAAATTACTCTCGATACTTTAAAACAACCTCAATTACCTACTAAATTTGAATTGACTCAAAACTATCCGAATCCTTTTCCTACTCCTTTTAATCCCGGTACAACAATTCGTTTTGATTCTCCAAACAGTTGTGAAGGAACAATTATCATCTATAATTTATTAGGCGAAAAAGTTTTGTTATTACACAATGGATTGATTCGAGAAGGAATAAATTATTTCTACTGGAACACTCAAAATCATCAGGGTGTGAACGTCCCAAGCGGAGTTTATTTTTACCAAATCCGGACGAACTCATTTATCGCCGACCGCAAGATGGTTCTTATAAGATGATATTTTTATGTTTATAGGTTTTATTTCTATAACATTAGGAGGAAGTTGGTTATTATTTTTCTTTCTCGGATTGAT
The genomic region above belongs to Bacteroidota bacterium and contains:
- a CDS encoding S8 family serine peptidase, with the translated sequence MITKKYFLAIIILSIAFSLVLLSQENQKYWIYFKDKGKYSQQTGILQKGAKAYSLATQQITESALKRRAKVLPVDQLVDYQDLPLNESYIKSIQQTGGILQQKVRWMNAASFFLSTDQIIQIQNLPFVEAVKPVARFYRKDLINTREGVNSSFQKTLGYDYGLSWAQYAAVKIPEVHELGINGEGVLVGMLDTGFRWRLHESLKNTNVIAERDFINNDDTTANQTGDPNEQDLHGTLTMSIVGSYMPGKVIGPAFKSDFILAKTEYVPTETQIEEDWWAAGIEWMESRGADVVSSSLGYNIFDNGQGYRWENGDFDGKTGVTTKAATRAARLGVVVVTAMGNESNGNGVRGTLMCPADADSILSVGAITIAGNLATFSSTGPTNDGRVKPDVVAPGVSVYSGVIPGPSTYGYSQGTSASTPITAGVAALLLSARPELTPVQVREALRNTADRVEVSRFPTHPNNFVGWGRVNALKAIYYPSIHKSLNNYYYIANYVGKAGGILGDSVYLVFSYNMVSYDTLKMDKYFGSLYSSNGTYRIFLPSISVGAKVSFYIIAVDSTNQLIRFPQDSSKAYLFTYGSTQITLDTLKQPQLPTKFELTQNYPNPFPTPFNPGTTIRFDSPNSCEGTIIIYNLLGEKVLLLHNGLIREGINYFYWNTQNHQGVNVPSGVYFYQIRTNSFIADRKMVLIR